Proteins encoded in a region of the Canis lupus familiaris isolate Mischka breed German Shepherd chromosome 1, alternate assembly UU_Cfam_GSD_1.0, whole genome shotgun sequence genome:
- the LOC100685755 gene encoding testis-expressed protein 35-like, translating into MDKDFDKLQEFVEIMKEMQKDMDEKMDVLINIQKNSKLPLRRGPKEQQELRLIGKTDIDPQLRLKKMDGADGTPLSLHKKIMALQKTKKDPLDSLHQCGTYCEKCLLSALKNNYNQGSRKLPCHSWPPFSSLASGDAF; encoded by the coding sequence ATGGACAAGGATTTTGATAAACTCCAGGAATTTGTGGAGATTATGAAGGAAATGCAGAAGGATATGGACGAGAAGATggatgttttaataaatatacagaaGAACAGCAAGCTTCCCCTTAGAAGAGGGCCAAAGGAACAGCAGGAACTCAGACTGATAGGAAAAACAGACATAGACCCCCAGCTCCGGCTCAAGAAAATGGATGGAGCAGATGGAACACCACTTTCTCTTCACAAGAAGATCATGGCCctacaaaagacaaagaaggacccTCTGGATTCCCTTCATCAATGCGGGACCTACTGCgaaaaatgtttgttgagtgccCTAAAGAACAACTACAATCAGGGCAGCAGAAAACTTCCATGCCACTCCTGGCCACCCTTTTCATCCTTGGCCTCTGGAGATGCTTTTTGA